Proteins found in one Lates calcarifer isolate ASB-BC8 linkage group LG8, TLL_Latcal_v3, whole genome shotgun sequence genomic segment:
- the unc13d gene encoding protein unc-13 homolog D, with protein MGDKLLQTPEQEPGLTRLRQFSPGHVRKLGLTRKLRDRRDFKEDENPEEKARRHKEQELKPLYKELLYTIAHKMGKPSSAEVFTDNQLHQYIKEAFGMTEEEHDSLMEKVQSTEPPVYCLMATVKEAKGILGKDVSGFSDPYCLLTILEDEEENRTRRSRAKPCKSVVKDAASGDKIYQTDIKKQTLNPIWNQTFVLEFGDVAGASFHVEMWDKDEDVSLTQKLEEIKTNLNSLRRMIKEAKKEKGTDDFLGNVILKLQDLHCTEDNWYNLEPRTETYPDRGQCHLNLKFIHKARDGTLSAGRSAYINYCGILQQFVQAYISKQQSSAPWKGELCGEAQTLLEFYATQNDLSPFLQDLAKWVAYSKLYQSLEVDSSVLFQQLTSIEYHWHQQQLPHQQKQELGDSLHGFLQYGLCLVAKYRDIFPPTSSATPKLHTLLRILVQICKTQAFQKLNPAQFELHDEVSDAIQTGTQEWFSNKKGLHQPMTKDLSEIVSALSRLIGEVQEDIKHNKDVWNRVFVSAVQVDVFTVVYQRFDSLLANEVRETLSLVEGQMEQPLANNLFPVYLSLQAIHKDKAFLQKRGLLELTNFHEGFREALPYWLNQAFSKTQDRVERAVQVDQLQPLQVGSVPIKHSSSAVDLVACIQPICQLWEQLSWPDPEEAFMLMVKLTEDVCKIVVNYCHILKERVRVLSENSDHGSAINMLCVVVNDLEHLRSVLTKLPTQLNWAGLRDRTQNVIGESQFHNTLPSQLQQAQSILSREIRSALDTLGKKLNTDIETHVRSMSTRRRIPSKSTEDAAAPLMRYLEQELQYMNENLVQENFNSLLTPLWNNSVKILYQVATQHPQQEGLMVFCQRLLYTLQCLEQCFHAEGNGLPLKTLHSDEYKTLKAHLTHNSLSSQELVQKFLDRKIKEQHVYSGEKYGAVTLLTSYRRSDQRLRVEVLNAVNLLPMDSNGFSDPFVQLCLEPNHIFPEVETRCTQIKNCDLNPLFDEAFEFLVSLEQCQALGACLVVTVLDHDTLRPDDFEGEAFLGLKSIPGVGGGREGDGLSSQPDSAPAQIRLPLMHPKPNEDSILRLLESRKGEREAQAFVKKRRQREKQSQEGIHQ; from the exons ATGGGAGACAAACTACTGCAAACACCTGAACAG GAACCTGGGTTAACGAGACTCAGACAG TTTTCACCCGGCCATGTGCGCAAACTGGGGCTGACGAGGAAATTGCGAGACAGGAGG GATTTTAAAGAAGATGAGAACCCAGAGGAGAAAGCACGAAGACACAAGGAACAGGAG CTGAAGCCTCTGTATAAGGAGCTGTTATACACCATCGCTCATAAGATGGGAAAACCGTCGTCAGCTGAGGTCTTCACAGATAACCAGCTCCACCAGTACATCAAGGAG GCTTTCGGTATGACAGAGGAAGAGCACGACAGTCTGATGGAGAAAGTGCAGAGCACAGAG CCCCCAGTTTACTGCCTGATGGCCACTGTGAAGGAAGCAAAGGGAATCCTGGGAAAAGATGTCAGCG GTTTTAGTGACCCGTACTGCCTGCTGACCATactggaggatgaagaggagaacCGCACACGCCGGTCCAGAGCCAAACCCTGTAAATCAGTCGTAAAGGACGCTGCGTCCGGCGACAAGATTTACcagacagacataaagaaaCAGACCCTGAACCCCATCTGGAACCAAACCTTCGTTCT AGAGTTTGGAGACGTCGCCGGTGCCAGCTTCCACGTGGAGATGtg gGATAAGGACGAAGACGTGTCGCTCACTCAGAAACTGGAGGAGATCAAAACCAACTTGAACAGTTTAAGAAG GATGATCAAAGAGGCCAAAAAGGAGAAAGGCACGGACGACTTTCTGGGAAACGTCATCCTAAAACTCCAG GATCTCCACTGTACTGAAGACAACTGGTACAATCTGGAGCCCAGAACAGAGACGTATCCTGACCGCGGCCAGTGCCACCTGAACCTCAAGTTCATCCATAAagcg AGAGACGGGACGCTGAGCGCTGGTCGAAGCGCCTACATCAACTACTGTGGGattctgcagcagtttgttcagGCTTACATCTCCAAGCAGCAG AGCTCTGCTCCGTGGAAAGGCGAGCTGTGTGGCGAGGCTCAGACTCTGCTGGAGTTTTACGCGACGCAGAACgacctctctccttttcttcagGACCTGGC GAAGTGGGTAGCGTACAGTAAGCTGTACCAGAGCCTGGAGGTGGACTCGTCCGTGCTGTTCCAGCAGCTCACCAGTATAGAGTACCACtggcatcagcagcagctgcccCACCAGCAG AAACAGGAACTTGGAGACTCTCTTCATGGTTTCCTGCAGTACGGACTGTGTCTTGTGGCCAAATACAGAGACATCTTCCCCCCGACCTCCAGTGCTACTCCCAAACTGCACACACTGCTCAG AATCTTGGTCCAGATCTGTAAGACTCAGGCGTTTCAGAAACTGAACCCAGCTCAGTTTGAGTTGCACGATGAGGTCAGCGACGCCATACAG ACAGGTACACAGGAGTGGTTCTCCAACAAAAAGGGTTTACATCAGCCGATGACAAAG GACCTGTCAGAGATCGTGAGCGCCCTCTCCAGGTTGATTGGGGAGGTGCAGGAGGACATTAAACACAACAAGGACGTGTGGAACAGGGTGTTCGTCAG TGCTGTGCAGGTGGATGTGTTCACTGTCGTCTACCAGAGGTTTGACTCTTTG ctggcAAACGAAGTGAGAGAAACCTTATCGCTGGTGGAGGGTCAGATGGAGCAGCCTCTGGCCAACAACCTGTTCCCCGTTTACCTGAGCCTGCAGGCCATCCACAAAGACAAGGCTTTCTTAcagaagag ggGATTACTGGAGCTGACAAATTTCCACGAGGGCTTCAGAGAGGCTCTGCCTTACTGGCTCAACCAGGCCTTCAGCAAAACTCAGGACAGGGTGGAGAGGGCCGTGCAGGTGGACCAG CTCCAGCCGCTGCAGGTCGGTTCAGTGCCAATCAAACACAGCTCCTCAGCTGTGGACCTGGTGGCGTGTATCCAGCCTATCTGCCAGCTGTGGGAGCAGCTGTCCTGGCCCGACCCTGAGGAGGCCTTCATGCTCATGGTCAAACTCACCGAG GATGTGTGTAAGATTGTGGTGAACTACTGTCACATCCTGAAGGAGAGGGTCAGGGTGCTGTCGGAGAACTCGGACCACGGCAGCGCCATAAACAtg ctgtgtgtggtcGTGAACGACCTGGAGCACCTGAGGTCCGTCCTGACCAAACTTCCTACACAGCTGAACTGGGCGGGGCTTCGGGATCGGACCCAAAACGTCATCGGGGAAAGCCAGTTCCACAACACGCTGCCATCGCAGCTTCAGCAAGCCCAGAGCATCCTCAGCCGAGAGATCCGCTCTGCTTTAGACACTCTGGGAAAAAAG cTGAATACAGACATTGAGACTCATGTCAGGAGCATGTCAACGAGGCGGCGGATTCCCTCCAAGTCCACAGAGGAT gCTGCAGCCCCTCTGATGCGCTACCTGGAGCAGGAGCTGCAGTACATGAATGAAAACCTGGTTCAGGAGAACTTCAACAG TCTCCTGACTCCTCTGTGGAATAACTCGGTGAAGATCCTCTACCAGGTGGCTACTCAGCATCCACAACAAGAAGGGCTCATGGTCTTCTGCCAGAGACTGCTGTATACGCTGCAG tgtttagAGCAGTGTTTCCATGCAGAGGGGAACGGACTCCCTCTGAAGACACTTCACTCTGATGAGTACAAG ACTCTGAAAGCTCACCTGACTCACAACTCTCTGAGCAGCCAGGAGCTCGTGCAGAAGTTCCTTGATCGGAAAATAAAGGAGCAG CACGTGTACAGCGGAGAGAAATACGGCGCCGTCACCCTCCTCACATCGTACAGGAGGTCAGACCAGAGGCTCAGAGTCGAGGTGTTGAACGCAGTCAACCTCTTACCGATGGACTCCAAC GGTTTCAGTGATCCATTCGTGCAGCTGTGTCTGGAGCCAAACCACATCTTTCCCGAGGTAGAGACTCGCTGCACTCAGATCAAAAACTGCGACCTCAATCCACTTTTTGACGAGGCCTTTGAATT TCTGGTTTCTCTGGAGCAGTGCCAGGCTCTGGGGGCCTGCCTGGTGGTGACCGTTCTGGACCACGACACCTTGAGGCCGGACGACTTTGAAGGCGAGGCCTTCCTGGGACTCAAGTCCATACCGGGAGTTGgtggaggaagggaaggagatGGACTCAGCTCGCAGCCGGACAGCGCCCCTGCTCAGATCCGCCTGCCTCTGATGCATCCTAAACCCAATG AGGACAGCATCCTGAGGCTGCTGGAGTCCAGGAAAGGAGAACGGGAGGCTCAGGCCTTCGTTAAAAAGCgacgacagagagagaagcagtcGCAGGAAGGGATTCATCAGTAA
- the unk gene encoding RING finger protein unkempt homolog isoform X1: protein MSKTHSQPPSSSAATATGGPSSSSSSSPAGGSTSPATVLNVQPEKPQHYTYLKEFRTEQCPLFVQHKCTQHRPFSCFHWHFLNQRRRRPIRRRDGTFNYSPDVYCTKYDEGTGTCPDGDECPFLHRTAGDTERRYHLRYYKTGSCIHETDAKGHCSKNGSHCAFAHGSHDLRSPVYDIREVQVMESQGGSGSSEGGGGDGQSGQAASTALIEKILSEEPRWQDNNYVLSHYKTELCKKPPRLCRQGYACPYYHNSKDRRRSPHKHKYRALPCPAVKQSEEWGDPSKCEGAEGCQYCHTRTEQQFHPEIYKSTKCNDMQQCGSCPRGPFCAFAHVEKPFVSEEPSFPTPSSPPPPRPPDPLPAQEASSSPSGHNVGPGSGSISDPFSPSAGSSCIAEQGLLGSVLSLCEDVSGGAEPLSPWAGEGGYGRAPGFEREDQAKQRSFALEQRNREFASAQSKQDLLVFLPVGSPLSLSSSIPSSLAATPPSPAPLGPPGSGVTSGMNANALPFYPTSETVESVVESALDDLDLNDFGVSALERRLESSSALPSVGVMLGGSQLQSSAPVNIPGSFSSSAPFSSPSPSPPIRPHASPFFSAHLSQPGQSESTFLGPSHSSLGLNGMSTNIWEHFPSGQGSPGTPPTLLPSGPCAETARLKQELEEAHRGLKQWGHSWRHTAQSWAALKADAEESRAHAARLAMEAERARQAEEEAQRQVTLLQEALESLRSGDNPHLALHQLQLLHRLPLESVLSLQAQLCSCLHAVEQVVYRKQRQCCVTCGEPGSVSLPCGHGLQCESCSSSTECPLCPEQNLEQQLS, encoded by the exons atgtctaaaacacACTCGCAGCCCCCGTCATCTTCGGCGGCGACGGCTACCGGGGGACCCTCTTCGTCCTCCTCGTCTTCGCCCGCAGGGGGCTCGACATCTCCCGCAACCGTGTTGAACGTACAGCCCGAGAAACCTCAACATTACAC ATATCTGAAGGAGTTCAGGACTGAGCAGTGCCCCCTGTTCGTACAGCACAAATGTACACAACACAGgcctttttcctgttttcactggCACTTCTTGAACCAGCGGCGACGCAGACCCATCCGCAGACGGGACGGGACGTTCAACTACAGCCCAGATGTTTATTGTACCAAATATGATGAGGGAACAGGAACCTGCCCTGATGGAGATGA ATGCCCGTTTCTACATCGGACAGCAGGCGACACAGAGCGCAGATACCACCTCCGCTACTATAAGACGGGATCATGTATCCACGAAACCGATGCAAAAGGCCACTGCAGCAAAAACGGCTCCCACTGTGCCTTTGCACACGGATCACATGACCTGCGCAGCCCTGTCTATGATATCAG AGAGGTGCAGGTGATGGAGTCTCAGGGAGGCTCGGGGTCCTCAGAGGGGGGCGGAGGAGACGGGCAGTCAGGACAGGCAGCGAGCACCGCCCTCATAGAGAAGATCCTGAGTGAGGAGCCACGCTGGCAAG ATAACAACTACGTGCTGTCCCACTACAAGACAGAGCTCTGTAAGAAACCACCTCGTCTGTGCCGCCAAGGTTACGCCTGTCCGTATTACCACAACAGCAAAGACAGGAGGCGCAGCCCGCACAAGCACAAATACAG AGCGCTGCCGTGTCCAGCTGTGAAACAGAGCGAGGAGTGGGGAGACCCCAGTAAATGTGAGGGAGCAGAGGGATGTCAGTACTGTCACACAAGAACAGAACAACAGTTCCACCCTGAG ATTTATAAATCCACTAAGTGTAATGACATGCAGCAGTGTGGCAGCTGTCCCAGAGGGCCCTTCTGTGCCTTTGCTCATGTTGAAA AGCCCTTTGTATCTGAGGAACCATCGTTCCCCACCCCCAgctcccctccaccccccagaCCTCCAGACCCTCTCCCTGCCCAGGAGGCCTCTTCAAGCCCCAGCGGACACAACGTGGGCCCGGGATCGGGGTCTATCTCTGACCCCTTTTCCCCGTCCGCAGGGTCATCATGTATAGCAGAGCAGGGGCTGCTGGGTAGTGTTCTGTCCTTGTGTGAGGATGTGAGCGGAGGAGCTGAGCCTCTGTCTCCATGGGCAGGAGAAGGAGGGTATGGCAGGGCACCTGGATTTGAGAGGGAGGACCAG GCAAAGCAAAGGAGTTTCGCTCTAGAGCAACGCAACAGAGAATTTGCATCAGCACAAAGCAAACAG gaCTTGTTGGTGTTTTTGCCGGTGGGCAGCCCTCTGAGTCTGTCGTCCAGCATCCCCTCCAGTCTCGCCGCCACCCCACCTAGCCCCGCCCCTCTCGGACCCCCGGGGTCAGGCGTCACCTCAGGCATGAACGCCAACGCCCTGCCCTTTTACCCCACCAGCGAGACTGTGGAGTCAGTCGTTG AGTCGGCTCTGGATGATCTTGACCTGAATGATTTTGGTGTGTCGGCGCTGGAGAGGAGGTTGgagagcagctctgctctgcccAGTGTGGGAGTGATGCTGG gaggGAGCCAGCTTCAGAGCTCTGCTCCTGTCAACATCCCAGGATCTTTTAGCAGCTCTGCTCCTTTTAGCTCCCCGTCACCATCTCCTCCAATCAGACCGCACGCATCACCATTCTTCTCCGCTCACCTGTCACAACCCGGCCAATCAGAGAGCACCTTCTTAGGGCCATCTCACAGCTCTTTAG GTCTGAACGGTATGAGCACGAACATCTGGGAGCACTTTCCATCAGGCCAGGGTTCTCCTGGTACACCCCCCACTCTGTTGCCCTCGGGCCCCTGTGCAGAGACCGCCAGGCTCaaacaggagctggaggaagctCACAGGGGTCTGAAGCAGTGGGgccacagctggagacacacaGCTCAG TCGTGGGCTGCTCTGAAGGCCGACGCAGAGGAGTCACGTGCTCACGCAGCTCGATTAGCCATGGAGGCCGAAAGAGCCAGgcaggctgaggaggaggcacAGAGGCAGGTCACTCTCCTGCAGGAGGCGCTGGAGAGCTTAAGGAGCGGAGACAACCCCCATCTAGCGCTGCACCAACTCCAGCTACTACACAGACTGCCCCTGGAGTCAGTCCTCAGTTTGCAGGCTCAGCTCTGTAGCTGCTTACACGCTGTGGAGCAG GTGGTGTACAGGAAGCAGAGACAGTGTTGCGTGACGTGTGGAGAGCCAGGCTCAGTGTCTCTGCCCTGTGGTCACGGACTTCAGTGTGagagctgctcctcctccacagagtgcCCGCTCTGCCCCGAACAGaacctggagcagcagctgtctTGA
- the unk gene encoding RING finger protein unkempt homolog isoform X2 translates to MSKTHSQPPSSSAATATGGPSSSSSSSPAGGSTSPATVLNVQPEKPQHYTYLKEFRTEQCPLFVQHKCTQHRPFSCFHWHFLNQRRRRPIRRRDGTFNYSPDVYCTKYDEGTGTCPDGDECPFLHRTAGDTERRYHLRYYKTGSCIHETDAKGHCSKNGSHCAFAHGSHDLRSPVYDIREVQVMESQGGSGSSEGGGGDGQSGQAASTALIEKILSEEPRWQDNNYVLSHYKTELCKKPPRLCRQGYACPYYHNSKDRRRSPHKHKYRALPCPAVKQSEEWGDPSKCEGAEGCQYCHTRTEQQFHPEIYKSTKCNDMQQCGSCPRGPFCAFAHVEKPFVSEEPSFPTPSSPPPPRPPDPLPAQEASSSPSGHNVGPGSGSISDPFSPSAGSSCIAEQGLLGSVLSLCEDVSGGAEPLSPWAGEGGYGRAPGFEREDQAKQRSFALEQRNREFASAQSKQDLLVFLPVGSPLSLSSSIPSSLAATPPSPAPLGPPGSGVTSGMNANALPFYPTSETVESVVESALDDLDLNDFGVSALERRLESSSALPSVGVMLGGSQLQSSAPVNIPGSFSSSAPFSSPSPSPPIRPHASPFFSAHLSQPGQSESTFLGPSHSSLGLNGMSTNIWEHFPSGQGSPGTPPTLLPSGPCAETARLKQELEEAHRGLKQWGHSWRHTAQVVVGCSEGRRRGVTCSRSSISHGGRKSQAG, encoded by the exons atgtctaaaacacACTCGCAGCCCCCGTCATCTTCGGCGGCGACGGCTACCGGGGGACCCTCTTCGTCCTCCTCGTCTTCGCCCGCAGGGGGCTCGACATCTCCCGCAACCGTGTTGAACGTACAGCCCGAGAAACCTCAACATTACAC ATATCTGAAGGAGTTCAGGACTGAGCAGTGCCCCCTGTTCGTACAGCACAAATGTACACAACACAGgcctttttcctgttttcactggCACTTCTTGAACCAGCGGCGACGCAGACCCATCCGCAGACGGGACGGGACGTTCAACTACAGCCCAGATGTTTATTGTACCAAATATGATGAGGGAACAGGAACCTGCCCTGATGGAGATGA ATGCCCGTTTCTACATCGGACAGCAGGCGACACAGAGCGCAGATACCACCTCCGCTACTATAAGACGGGATCATGTATCCACGAAACCGATGCAAAAGGCCACTGCAGCAAAAACGGCTCCCACTGTGCCTTTGCACACGGATCACATGACCTGCGCAGCCCTGTCTATGATATCAG AGAGGTGCAGGTGATGGAGTCTCAGGGAGGCTCGGGGTCCTCAGAGGGGGGCGGAGGAGACGGGCAGTCAGGACAGGCAGCGAGCACCGCCCTCATAGAGAAGATCCTGAGTGAGGAGCCACGCTGGCAAG ATAACAACTACGTGCTGTCCCACTACAAGACAGAGCTCTGTAAGAAACCACCTCGTCTGTGCCGCCAAGGTTACGCCTGTCCGTATTACCACAACAGCAAAGACAGGAGGCGCAGCCCGCACAAGCACAAATACAG AGCGCTGCCGTGTCCAGCTGTGAAACAGAGCGAGGAGTGGGGAGACCCCAGTAAATGTGAGGGAGCAGAGGGATGTCAGTACTGTCACACAAGAACAGAACAACAGTTCCACCCTGAG ATTTATAAATCCACTAAGTGTAATGACATGCAGCAGTGTGGCAGCTGTCCCAGAGGGCCCTTCTGTGCCTTTGCTCATGTTGAAA AGCCCTTTGTATCTGAGGAACCATCGTTCCCCACCCCCAgctcccctccaccccccagaCCTCCAGACCCTCTCCCTGCCCAGGAGGCCTCTTCAAGCCCCAGCGGACACAACGTGGGCCCGGGATCGGGGTCTATCTCTGACCCCTTTTCCCCGTCCGCAGGGTCATCATGTATAGCAGAGCAGGGGCTGCTGGGTAGTGTTCTGTCCTTGTGTGAGGATGTGAGCGGAGGAGCTGAGCCTCTGTCTCCATGGGCAGGAGAAGGAGGGTATGGCAGGGCACCTGGATTTGAGAGGGAGGACCAG GCAAAGCAAAGGAGTTTCGCTCTAGAGCAACGCAACAGAGAATTTGCATCAGCACAAAGCAAACAG gaCTTGTTGGTGTTTTTGCCGGTGGGCAGCCCTCTGAGTCTGTCGTCCAGCATCCCCTCCAGTCTCGCCGCCACCCCACCTAGCCCCGCCCCTCTCGGACCCCCGGGGTCAGGCGTCACCTCAGGCATGAACGCCAACGCCCTGCCCTTTTACCCCACCAGCGAGACTGTGGAGTCAGTCGTTG AGTCGGCTCTGGATGATCTTGACCTGAATGATTTTGGTGTGTCGGCGCTGGAGAGGAGGTTGgagagcagctctgctctgcccAGTGTGGGAGTGATGCTGG gaggGAGCCAGCTTCAGAGCTCTGCTCCTGTCAACATCCCAGGATCTTTTAGCAGCTCTGCTCCTTTTAGCTCCCCGTCACCATCTCCTCCAATCAGACCGCACGCATCACCATTCTTCTCCGCTCACCTGTCACAACCCGGCCAATCAGAGAGCACCTTCTTAGGGCCATCTCACAGCTCTTTAG GTCTGAACGGTATGAGCACGAACATCTGGGAGCACTTTCCATCAGGCCAGGGTTCTCCTGGTACACCCCCCACTCTGTTGCCCTCGGGCCCCTGTGCAGAGACCGCCAGGCTCaaacaggagctggaggaagctCACAGGGGTCTGAAGCAGTGGGgccacagctggagacacacaGCTCAGGTAG TCGTGGGCTGCTCTGAAGGCCGACGCAGAGGAGTCACGTGCTCACGCAGCTCGATTAGCCATGGAGGCCGAAAGAGCCAGgcaggctga
- the LOC108872509 gene encoding histone H3.3A, whose translation MARTKQTARKSTGGKAPRKQLATKAARKSAPSTGGVKKPHRYRPGTVALREIRRYQKSTELLIRKLPFQRLVREIAQDFKTDLRFQSAAIGALQEASEAYLVGLFEDTNLCAIHAKRVTIMPKDIQLARRIRGERA comes from the exons ATGGCCCGTACCAAGCAGACTGCCCGTAAGTCTACTGGAGGAAAGGCGCCAAGGAAGCAGCTCGCTACCAAGGCAGCCAGAAAGAGCGCACCGTCCACAGGGGGAGTGAAGAAGCCTCATCGTTACAG GCCTGGAACCGTGGCGCTGAGGGAGATCCGTCGTTACCAGAAGTCCACTGAGCTTCTCATCCGCAAGCTGCCCTTCCAGCGTCTGGTGAGAGAAATTGCCCAGGACTTCAAGACTGATCTGCGCTTCCAGAGTGCTGCCATCGGAGCTCTGCAG GAGGCCAGTGAGGCTTACCTGGTGGGTCTGTTTGAGGACACCAACTTGTGCGCCATCCACGCCAAACGTGTCACCATCATGCCCAAAGACATCCAGCTGGCCCGTAGGATAAGGGGAGAGAGAGCCTAA
- the si:ch211-250n8.1 gene encoding uncharacterized protein si:ch211-250n8.1 has translation MAPRDPLLGTLKVCVLNLQSDGETVTDTNPHLASCCELLELVLRKGLQQPVLSLVQRDYWQCFEQLPQQDACGRLSALSLAVEQTRVCRKLLSAQGRGRYLLRLALSRKTLSQFITHLLHTPRILEWYSPALSILRNEEFVEPFMSLLLVLSHMEFKLDMENCSFLDESWLLPVCEIYEVVPCREVGMVLRYLSGRVFVLDLMPGGQADVDKFICPGDIIDEINGTSLRNSKCGQAGVVLSRLKGCPLSIHVIRWRAHDGTVYRPLIKLLRALRTENPMLQLGLATSLQPAPQDQRPSPVTVSQRGKDCVHCAVLRKSKHRDVWRQGGAAASNPTGAAEKPA, from the exons ATGGCACCCAGAGACCCTCTCCTCGGCACCCTGAAAG tgtgtgtcctAAACCTGCAGTCAGAtggagagacagtgacagacaccAACCCTCACCTCGCCTCTTGCTGTGAGCTTCTTGAACTGGTCCTCAGGAAGGGGCTCCAGC AGCCAGTTCTCAGCCTGGTGCAGAGAGACTACTGGCAGTGCTTCGAACAACTTCCTCAACAAGATGCCTGTGGCAG gctGTCTGCTCTGTCGTTGGCAGTGGAGCAGACCAGAGTTTGCAGGAAGCTGCTCTCAGCTCAGGGCCGGGGCCGCTACCTGCTCAGACTGGCCCTCAGCCGCAAGACCCTGTCACAGTTCATCACACACCTGCTGCACACACCCAGAATCCTGGAG TGGTACAGCCCGGCTTTATCAATTCTCAGGAATGAGGAATTTGTGG AGCCTTTCATGTCGCTGCTGCTCGTCCTCTCTCACATGGAGTTCAAACTGGACATGGAG AATTGTAGTTTTCTGGATGAGAGTTGGCTCCTACCG GTGTGTGAAATATATGAAGTGGTGCCCTGTCGGGAAGTTGGGATGGTTTTGAG GTATCTCAGTGGGCGTGTCTTTGTCCTCGACCTGATGCCTGGAGGTCAGGCTGACGTCGACAAGTTCATCTGTCCCGGTGACATTATTGATGAAATCAACGGGACGTCGCTGAGGAATTCAAAGTGTGgacag gCAGGTGTGGTTCTGTCACGACTGAAGGGCTGCCCCCTGTCTATCCACGTTATACGATGGAGAGCCCATGACGGGACGGTGTATCGGCCCCTTATCAAACTCCTGCGAGCCCTGAGGACGGAGAACCCCATGCTGCAGCTTGGTCTTGCCACCTCCCTACAGCCGGCCCCCCAGGACCAGAGGCCTTCACCCGTCACAGTGTCTCAAAGAGGGAAG GATTGTGTACATTGTGCAGTTCTTAGGAAAAGCAAACATCGGGATG TTTGGAGGCAAGGAGGTGCTGCAGCAAGCAATCCCACAGGTGCTGCAGAAAAACCAGCCTAG
- the zgc:194990 gene encoding butyrophilin subfamily 1 member A1, which translates to MMKDCLQFLIEPAKKLKIRLKESRKRVRLEKKEPLLESQLFIMELARELNKICQRSNILGHIWTSEDIWPASVCRDFIVEWAAVLEKRVQPRIIPSDFQYERPEKKDWKGHLLCMLEAGGECDMGPHKRVIMDWTREIKSRPQPTVWPGEPVLMMLDDLEFQWKRGRLPNLLPAMELVLLAVLNADSPVKEDVTKQWLVAKQRSQRIDAVRYIPHSVWNWICDAAEDVTLDSDSANPDLIISSDEKRMRCGLERREVPWCRRRFDGWWCAAGQEGYASGRHYWEVEVGERDWRLGVAKASAVRQGFRSLNTDTGYLTLRLERGTDLKALTVPATPLSQSLAPRKVGVYLDYEQGQLSFYDVEKRSHLYTFNEKFTEELYPVFGTVEVVKDLAIRPADVRQPCLCPGPCLWN; encoded by the exons ATGATGAAGGACTGCCTGCAGTTCCTTATCGAGCCGGCCAAAAAGCTCAAGATCCGACTCAAG GAGTCTCGTAAGCGAGTCAGGCTCGAGAAGAAGGAGCCGCTGCTGGAAAGTCAGTTATTTATTATGGAGTTAGCTCGAGAACTCAACAAAATCTGCCAG AGGTCAAACATCCTGGGCCACATCTGGACCAGCGAGGACATCTGGCCAGCCAGCGTGTGTCGCGACTTTATCGTGGAGTGGGCTGCGGTTTTGGAGAAGAGAGTCCAG CCGAGGATCATCCCGTCTGACTTCCAGTACGAGAGGCCGGAGAAGAAGGACTGGAAGGGTCACCTCCTCTGCATGCTGGAGGCGGGAGGGGAGTGCGACATGGGACCACACAAGAGGGTCATCATGGACTGGACCCGGGAGATTAAAAGCAGACCTCAG CCGACCGTGTGGCCAGGTGAGCCCGTGCTCATGATGCTGGACGACCTGGAGTTCCAGTGGAAGAGGGGCCGTCTCCCCAACCTGCTCCCCGCCATGGAGCTCGTCCTGCTGGCCGTGCTGAACGCAGACAGCCCCGTCAAG gaggacGTGACTAAGCAGTGGCTGGTGGCGAAGCAGAGGAGCCAGAGGATCG ACGCTGTCCGCTACATCCCCCACAGCG tgtgGAACTGGATCTGTGATGCAGCAG AGGACGTGACTCTGGACTCGGACTCAGCCAACCCAGACCTGATCATCTCCAGCGATGAAAAACGGATGCGTTGCGGCCTGGAGCGCCGCGAGGTCCCATGGTGCCGGAGGCGCTTCGACGGCTGGTGGTGCGCCGCGGGCCAGGAGGGCTACGCCTCCGGACGTCACtactgggaggtggaggtgggcgAGCGGGACTGGCGGCTGGGGGTGGCGAAGGCGTCGGCCGTGAGGCAGGGCTTCCGCTCGCTCAACACAGACACGGGCTACCTGACCCTGCGTCTGGAGCGGGGCACCGATCTGAAAGCCCTGACGGTGCCCGCCACGCCGCTGTCGCAGAGCTTGGCGCCCAGGAAAGTCGGGGTGTACCTGGACTATGAGCAGGGCCAGCTGTCCTTCTACGACGTGGAGAAGCGCTCTCACCTGTACACCTTCAACGAGAAGTTCACAGAGGAACTGTACCCCGTGTTCGGGACTGTGGAGGTGGTCAAAGACCTGGCCATCAGGCCCGCGGACGTCAGACAGCCGTGCCTCTGCCCCGGGCCCTGCCTCTGGAACTGA